The genome window GCGGGGCCTTCTGTCGCAGAGCGGCGGGCGGGTTGAGGCGGCGCTGTGGACTATCTGGCATTGGGACCGATTGGAGGGCAAGAAGGTTAGGTGGCAGGCGCTTGGTGCTTGCATGGACTGCCTCGCACCTTCGGCACATGTCACCGTCGACGTTTGGGTAGCGGAACGCTTGTCGACAGCGCCGTGTGCCGCCTGGGCGGCGGCCCGCCGGACGCGGTTCGCCCAGACGATGAACGCCCCGGTCTCTTCGCCGCGGTCCTCGGCGATGAAGTCATCGGCCAGCCGGTCGATGTCTTGGTCCGAGAACCCCGGCGGCGTGCAGCCTCTTGACGGGCCTGGTCGGAGAGCAGGCGCGCGCTCTCGACCTCCGCGGCCTGTGGCTGCGGGTAGCCGGGATCGGAGGTCGCGCCTCGCTTGACGCCCGCGAGCGGTCCTGGCGGGTAGTCGCGGTCGTCCGAGGACAGCGCGGATCGCGGATCGGTCGTCATCACGTCACCCTCTTGCGGTCTGGAGTAGATCTCGGATGGCGCTGGGGGACAGCGCCGGTTTGGACAGGACCACGCGGCGGATTCCGTTGTGTCTGCCGCATTCCGCACCGCCTGGTGGTCCCTCGAGCCGTGTCTCCTGACACGTTCCCGCTTCGGCGCCACCGGGTCGGCTGTCGTCGTGGCCAGCGCCAAACTCCGGGTACCGCTGGCCGGCATCCCAAGATGGCAGCCTGCCGGGAGCGCAGACGGGTGCTGGCCGTGGAGACATCCGGCCGCTCCGGCCCGATTCTGGACAGCGAGGATCGACATACACCCAATCATCGGACGGTACGGGATGCGGCAAGTGCGGATCATCAAGCAGCGCCGGACGGCGGAGACTGACTGGCGCCGGCGGCGGGCGCCGGTGCTTCGGCTGGACCCTCGGGACCCTGAGGTCACCCGCGCCAAGCAGTTGCAGCGCCGAAGGGTCCACCCATGAGCACCCGGCCGAGCCGCCACGATCTGCAGACCGGACCCGAGGCAGGGACCTCGCCGTGAGCCACCCCTCGGTCTTTGTCACCACGTTCCTTGCCGCAGCGGTCGAGGTTATCGAGATGGTGATCATCGTGGTGGGCGTCGGCAGTGTCCGCGGCTGGCGCTCGACCTGGCTCGGCGCCGGCGGCGGTCTCGCCGTCCTCGCGGTGCTCGTGCTGGCGTTCGGGGCGGCGCTGACGGCCGTGCCGATCGGCGCGTTGCGCCTGGTGGTCGGGTTGCTGCTGCTGGTCTTCGGCCTGCAGTGGCTTCGCAAGGGGATCGGTCGGGTGAGCGCCAACGGCTTGCGGGGCATGGGGGAGCGAGCCGCACCCGGGGAGGGCGTCCCCGGCCACGGCGTGGACTGGACCGCGTTCGTCCTGTCGTTCAAGGGCGTGCTGCTGGAAGGCCTGGAGGTCGCGTTCATCGTGGTCAGCTTCGGCCTCACGGCCCAGGCGCTGCCCAGCGCCGTCCTCGGCGCGGCCGCTGCCTTCCTGGTCGTCGCGGGCGCGGGCCTGCTGGCCCGCGAGGTGGTGCAGCGCATCCCGCGCAGCGCCCTGCAGCTACTGGTGGGAACGCTGCTCAGCAGCTTCGGGACGTTCTGGGCTGTGGAGGGACTGGGGGTCGCCTGGCCAGGCAGCGACGCCGCGATCCTGGTCCTGGTCGGGTGGTACCTGCTGGCGGCCGCCGGCTACGTCGGGCTGCTGCGTCGACGCGCGCGCAGGCTCCTTGTCCAGGAGGCGTACAGATGACCCTGGTCCTTGGCTGGCTCAAGGGCTTCGGACGGTTCTGGTACGGCTTTGTCATCGGCGACGACTGGACCGTCGCGGCCACGGTGGCGGTCGCGCTGCTGGTGACGTGGCTGCTGCACACCGCCGCCGTGGCCACATGGTGGTTGCCGCCGCTGGCTGCCGTGGTCGTGGTCGGGGCCAGCCTTCGCCGCGCTGGCCGGTGAGCGAGCCAGTCATCCCGGTCGGCGCGGCGACAGCAATTCGGGTGGGTCAATGAACGCAATCGTGCAGTCCATCCTCAACCTTCACGGGGTTGTTGCCCTGGCCCTCATCTTCGCGTTGCCGGCCCTGGAGGCTTCCGCCTTCGTCGGCGTCGTCGTCCCCGGTGAGACCGCCGCCCTGCTCGGCGGCGTCCTCGCCTTCAACCACCGGGTCCCCCTTGCCGGGGCCGTCGTTGCCGCTGTGCTGGGTGCCGTTGTTGGCGACAGCGTGGGCTACGCGCTCGGCCGCCGCTATAGCCGGCGACTGCTTGCCCACACGCCGTCCCGGCTGGTCACGCCCGAACGGCTGGACCGCGGCAGCAGCGCCATCAACCGGCTGGGTGGCCGTGCCGTCTTTGTGGGACGCTTCACCGCGGTGTTGCGGGCGCTGGTGCCGAGCCTGGCCGGGACCGCGGCGATGCCCTACCGTACCTTCGCCGTCTACAACATCGCTGGCGCCGTGCTGTGGGCGACCGGGTTCGTGCTGCTCGGCTACGCCGCCGGCCGGGCGTTCGGCACGGCGGAGCGCATCGCCGGCCAAGCCGGCCTGGCCCTGCTCGGCGCGATCGTCGTGGGCGCCACCGCGGCGCTGCTCATCCGCCGTCGCCGCCGCGCCAGGCAGCCGACCGCACCTCCACAGGGCCGGCGTCACTGAGAGGCGTTCGGGCTGCTGGGTCTGGGTTGGATCGTTGGCGAACGATTTCGGGCGCCGGTCGTGGGAAATCGGATCCCGTAGCCTGCCCGTCAGGGTGAGCGTGCTCCCGAGAGCCCGCGATGTGCCGCTGGCGTTGCTGGCCGGCGCGGACCGGGCCGCGGCGGTGGCACCTGAAGACAGCGAGCCGAGAGGGGCTGGTTGATGAAGGCGATCGTGTACGAGGACACCCGGCGGGTCGGCGTGCACCAGGTCACCGACGCCCAGATCGAGGATCCCGGTGACGTGGTGATCCGGGTCACCTCCAGCGCGATCTGCGGCACGGACCTGCACATGTACGACGGGCGCACCGGCGCGGAGCCCGGCCTGGTGCTCGGCCACGAGCCGGTCGGCACCGTCGAGGAGGTCGGCGGTGCGGTCACGCTGCTGCAGCCGGGCGAGCGTGTGGTGGTGCCGACGCATCTGTTCTGCGGGCTGTGCTTCAACTGTATCCGCGGCTACACCGCCGCCTGCCTGCGGGTGCGGCCGGGCGGGTTCGGCGCCGCCTACGGCTACGCGGGCATGGGACCCTACCGCGGCGCCCAGGCCCAACTGCTGCGCGTGCCGTACGCCGACGCCAACTGCGTCAGCGTGCCCGGTGAGCCGTTCGACGATCTCGAGGACGACTTCGTGCTGCTGGCGGACGCGTTCGTCACGGGCTGGCACGCCACCGAACTGGCCGAGGTGACCCCGGCCAGCAGCGTGGCGGTGTTCGGTGCCGGCGCGGTGGCATCGCGCGGCCGGGTCCTGGAGGACCTGGAACGGCTCGCGCGACAGGCCGAGCTGCGCGGCGCCCAGGTGGTCGGGGAGGCGGCCGGCGCAGGCCTCGCCGTCCAGGGTGGCGCCGTCCTCGCCGTCGGTGGCGCGCTCCACCGCCTCGACGAACGGCCCGGGCGGGGACAGCTCGAACATCGCTGCTCATCGGGCCGCGACCTGGGCGGTCAGGCCGTCGACCGCCGACAGCGGAGCGGCAAGCTCGGTGGCCAGGCCATGGCGGGCAGCCAGCCAGGCAGCGTCGAGGTAGCTCATCCAGACGGCGCCGTCGTCATCCATCCACACCAGGACCTTCAGCGGGAGGTCAAGCGCCGCCAGCGGCGACGCCACCATGGCCGGCGTGCCACCCACCGGGTTCCCGAACACCAGCAGCTTGGTGTCACGCAGTGTCATCCCCGCCCGCTGCGCCTCACCGCTGTGGTCCACCACCAAGAAGAGCGTGGCGCCGGCGGCCCGGATCGCCATAGCGAGCCGCTCAACGGTCGCAGCGACCGACCGCGGACTCCGTTTGTGGACGACACCGCTGGTCGGCCGCGCCCCCGCGGGCCCCACACCCGACTGCCACCCCATCTTGTACCTCCATCACCAGCACGACGCTCCTTATCTATGCAACATCTATGCAACCACGTACCCGGGGGCTCGCCCGTCTAGGGGCCAATGCCGCCCGGTTAGGGGCTTCGGCAGCTTGTGGTGGCTAGGGTTGGTGCCAGGATGCTGACGCTTGTGCGGGCGGCATGGCTGGCCTCGGCCAGTCGCGATGGTGGGCGCGTTTGAGGTGGTAGTTGCTCATCTTGCGTTTGACGGCGCGGGGAAAGGCACGCAGCCGGCGTGGTGGGAGCGGCTCGGTGAGGATCTCCTCGATCGCGGCGCGGACGGCCGTGGAGATCTGGTCAGGGGGAAAAGGCCGCGTGGGCGATGACCTGGCGGCGCACGAGCTGCAGCGACCGGGTGAACGACGGCCGGTCGGGGTCCAAGTCCTCAGCCAGCGCGGCTTGGTGCACGAGCTTGCGGATGGCGTAGTGGACCAGCAGGTGCGCCCAGACCTCCTGGGCGACCCCTCGGGGGTCTTGAGCGCGGCACCGCCTTGGGGCCACGCTGGCTGGTCTTGAGCTCCCCCAGCGTGGTCTTCACATCCCACCGCTCGGCGTACAAGGCGGCCAGCTCGTTCGCGGGGGGCCGC of Actinomycetes bacterium contains these proteins:
- a CDS encoding DUF302 domain-containing protein, with the protein product MGWQSGVGPAGARPTSGVVHKRSPRSVAATVERLAMAIRAAGATLFLVVDHSGEAQRAGMTLRDTKLLVFGNPVGGTPAMVASPLAALDLPLKVLVWMDDDGAVWMSYLDAAWLAARHGLATELAAPLSAVDGLTAQVAAR
- a CDS encoding DedA family protein, whose product is MNAIVQSILNLHGVVALALIFALPALEASAFVGVVVPGETAALLGGVLAFNHRVPLAGAVVAAVLGAVVGDSVGYALGRRYSRRLLAHTPSRLVTPERLDRGSSAINRLGGRAVFVGRFTAVLRALVPSLAGTAAMPYRTFAVYNIAGAVLWATGFVLLGYAAGRAFGTAERIAGQAGLALLGAIVVGATAALLIRRRRRARQPTAPPQGRRH